The following proteins are co-located in the Prionailurus viverrinus isolate Anna chromosome A1, UM_Priviv_1.0, whole genome shotgun sequence genome:
- the AKAP11 gene encoding A-kinase anchor protein 11 isoform X2 has translation MAAVQTSRNSHVKTRASVRKSFSEDVFQSVKSLLQSEKELCSVSAEDCLKQEEHANLTEVTFLGFNEETDAAHIQDLAAVSLELPDLLNSLHFCSLNENEIICMKDINKSSDGNNGSPSQSHHSGMLCVMRVSPTLPRLRIDFIFSLLSKYATGIRYTLDAYLHQKRQLETAQEDEDDTNQSVSSIEDDFVTAFEHLEEEEPLKPFTDGINIAALKSQCDAASQTSSGHHLETHDLRILVSSGRQKSLAKPSTSLINMLGHKELPSVKTSVTTLISEPWIQKSFYRSSNASDKGSDTQKMFFSSSPAYSSESECSSPSPVIFLDEEGYQKSLKAKLELPKIPVMKDDIEDSDSEVSEFFDSFDQFDELEQTLETSCPFLKDPVVGKPSQKKGHKHEKSCSVTTTMNPQKFKFERPALPANVRKPTPRKPESPYSNLCDAPDSPRPVKASGEDSGLFSPIRSSAFSPLGGCTPAECFCQTDIGGDRIHEDHDSVYYTYEDYANSISCKVLGSVLHTQHTNATSNINSIKKGENKTIALHSGNLDQKSKSKSKSLMIKDTIQKFASDLVEKSFGSAFKDLQKGVSSCTNALCHLAIKLTSSVFQMAFNELRRQCAFSLRERAVSGLANFLVSEALSNAFRDLQYVKKQIFTNTVARFAADLAEELVFEGIMEVCQFSCPPTPASPQCWPFDYEDKAVKSYAKDLSESVLQEAFIELSQAGVTFSTKAAVSVSTDAIKDASAGNLAPPTQTSTFSPAFNNQTLTETKPVQEHKKEYTVQQALFCTSGIVTSIPVPLAGSALLPYHISSNVYQSKSRRSSDDSNLNGDSIQTCVTTKNKDEEVACLRNICLPSDHNPGNQNDFKPTNDAAEVQSSSKLTSDPVIINNFSAAMVHTIVNETLESMTSFKCTKTVDEQTDGVTKTVKGETLPFCSDQATVQQSEVSNKDMFADRLSKSIIKHSIDKSKSAISNVDKNAERKEDLLVPGEESQLTLEKFPKFLDAQDHLTPCSLSVGKDCVPECKGSIAHGFSLETPQPSPTIVGQKPDLKEVAKDKSMKKDNLNNAALEPLCFGQDHPCPHSHTFSSTVLTCVDGLHVEDKQKIRDGNVIPDTPPSTPLVPSQAGSEWDIKKLTKKLKGELAKEFAPATPPSTPHNSSVGSLSESEQNTIEKEEFMLKLMRSLSEEVESSEDEEHPEVDVKSEHSGKKVQFAESLATHIISLATEMAASHLDNKVTQEPKVKSPCLTVKSQRSVSPTALSHSEENLQILRNFAGDLAAEVITEAEKIAKVRSCVLFRQRRNSCYVDGGRDDRSEEKLEMEALADPKEVDPSSLSLPPSSCVSGLTYKYPSCESVTDEYAGHIIQVLKQEGGNSELIMDQYANRLAYRSVKSGLREAAKAAQMKCSSKMFSVQSSQVTTKNDLLIFLNKEHHQEVDHERQSKRSGVYLCKNKTCEWTLDTYKNDCSELYSFSASLAHSITRDVKKELTVSTVGLPKSLTDSCLYEKSGRDEETRLPAEPEFPQALQPSPQNHRFYHSTGSLNGFGYGESVVQAIEQYAKKVVDDTLELSLGSAVFHASESTKAADRVTYAEKLSPLISQPCRYCDRKELHDCTGNSSQHVSRQDSLATSQPASKSKLSNIYQESRIFHLDVPQIHVGLDKKTVLAEKIVAEAIEKAERELSNTSLVADSGIGQDGVSFAESLTTEIMTSAMTNVGRAVSSPKEIEDFQSTESLGSQQLNLSIGDDSTGSWSNLSFEDEHQDESSSFHHLSESDGPDDKDEDHEDDVEGLEQDRKILLITNIDMEPCTVDPQLRIILQWLVASEAEVAELCLHDSAKKEFIQLSKRLQGKGWKVGDLLQAVLRYYDMREKTPGEERCKSLFDWLLENA, from the exons TATAAATAAATCATCAGATGGAAACAATGGTTCTCCAAGTCAG AGTCACCATTCTGGAATGCTCTGTGTCATGAGAGTGTCACCTACATTACCAAGGCTCAGAATTGATTTTATCTTTAGCCTGCTAAGTAAATACGCTACTGGTATAAGATATACCCTGGACGCATACTTGCATCAGAAGCGCCAACTTGAGACTGCTCAGGAAGATGAGGACGACACCAACCAGTCCGTGTCTTCCATAGAGGATGACTTTGTCACTGCTTTTGAGCACTTAGAGGAAGAAGAGCCCTTAAAGCCATTTACTGATG GAATAAACATTGCTGCACTAAAGAGCCAGTGTGATGCTGCTTCACAGACTTCTTCTGGTCACCATCTAGAAACCCATGATTTAAGAATTCTGGTTAGCTCTGGGAGGCAGAAGTCATTGGCTAAACCTTCAACTTCCTTAATAAATATGCTGGGACATAAAGAACTACCTTCTGTGAAAACTTCAGTCACAACATTAATTTCTGAGCCTTGGATCCAAAAGAGTTTCTATAGATCATCTAATGCTTCAGATAAAGGTAGTGATacacagaaaatgtttttttcttcttctcctgccTATTCCTCTGAATCTGAATGCTCAAGTCCAAGTCCTGTTATTTTCTTGGATGAAGAAGGAtatcaaaaaagtttaaaagcaaaaCTTGAGTTACCTAAAATTCCCGTGATGAAAGATGATATAGAGGATTCAGACTCAGAAGTAAGTGAATTTTTTGATAGTTTTGATCAGTTTGATGAGTTAGAACAAACTTTAGAGACTTCTTGTCCATTTCTAAAAGATCCTGTTGTAGGGAAGCCGTCGCAAAAGAAAGGACACAAACATGAAAAATCTTGTTCTGTAACTACTACTATGAATCCTCAAAAATTCAAGTTTGAGCGTCCAGCTCTCCCAGCTAACGTTAGAAAGCCAACTCCTCGTAAACCAGAATCCCCTTACAGTAATCTGTGTGATGCCCCGGATTCACCTCGCCCAGTGAAGGCGTCAGGGGAGGACAGTGGTTTGTTTAGCCCTATTCGATCCTCTGCCTTTAGCCCTCTTGGAGGTTGTACTCCTGCTGAATGTTTCTGCCAAACAGATATTGGTGGAGATAGGATTCATGAAGATCATGATTCTGTTTATTACACCTATGAGGATTATGCAAATAGCATCTCATGTAAGGTTCTGGGCTCTGTTCTTCATACCCAACATACTAATGCCACATCAAACATTAATAGCAttaagaagggagaaaataaaaccatagctCTTCACAGTGGAAACCTTGATCAAAAAAGTAAATCTAAAAGTAAATCCTTGATGATTAAAGATACTATTCAGAAATTTGCCTCGGACCTTGTGGAAAAAAGTTTTGGCAGTGCATTTAAAGACTTACAGAAAGGAGTCTCTTCGTGTACCAATGCGTTGTGTCACCTGGCTATCAAATTGACATCCTCTGTTTTTCAGATGGCATTTAACGAACTGAGAAGGCAGTGTGCGTTTTCACTGAGAGAACGTGCTGTTAGTGGTCTGGCTAATTTTTTGGTGAGTGAagctttatcaaatgctttcagGGATTTACAGTATGTAAAAAAGCAGATATTCACAAACACAGTCGCTCGGTTTGCTGCGGATCTTGCTGAAGAGCTTGTTTTTGAAGGCATCATGGAGGTGTGTCAGTTTTCCTGTCCCCCAACACCCGCATCTCCACAGTGTTGGCCGTTTGACTATGAAGACAAAGCAGTGAAGTCCTATGCAAAAGACCTGTCTGAGTCTGTATTACAGGAAGCGTTCATCGAGCTTTCACAAGCCGGCGTGACCTTCTCAACCAAGGCAGCAGTTAGTGTTTCCACAGATGCCATAAAGGATGCCAGTGCAGGAAATTTAGCGCCGCCGACACAGACCTCCACGTTTTCCCCTGCTTTTAACAACCAGACCCTTACGGAGACAAAACCCGTGCAGGAACATAAAAAGGAATACACAGTACAGCAGGCCTTGTTTTGTACTTCTGGAATTGTTACTTCGATACCAGTACCCTTGGCAGGAAGTGCCCTTCTCCCATATCATATTTCATCTAATGTATATCAGTCAAAATCTCGTCGGTCATCGGATGATAGTAATTTGAATGGCGATTCTATCCAGACATGTGTtaccacaaaaaacaaagacgAGGAAGTAGCGTGtctcagaaatatttgtttaCCCTCAGACCACAATCCAGGTAACCAGAATGATTTTAAACCAACTAATGATGCTGCTGAAGTGCAGAGCTCTTCAAAATTAACAAGTGATCCTGTGATTATTAACAACTTTTCTGCAGCAATGGTGCATACGATTGTAAATGAAACTTTAGAGTCAATGACATCATTCAAATGTACAAAAACAGTTGATGAACAAACAGATGGTGTAACTAAAACAGTAAAGGGAGAAACCCTTCCTTTCTGTTCTGATCAAGCAACAGTGCAACAGAGCGAAGTTAGCAATAAGGATATGTTTGCTGATCGATTATCTAAATCTATTATTAAACATTCCATCGATAAAAGCAAATCGGCGATCTCAAATGTAGATAAAAATGCTGAACGCAAGGAAGACTTGCTTGTTCCTGGAGAAGAGTCACAGTTGACCTTGGAAAAGTTCCCCAAATTTCTCGATGCTCAAGATCACTTAACCCCCTGTTCACTTTCAGTAGGAAAGGACTGTGTTCCAGAATGTAAAGGTTCTATAGCTCATGGATTTTCTTTAGAGACACCGCAACCTAGTCCGACAATTGTGGGTCAGAAACCTGATTTGAAGGAAGTTGCTAAAGACAAATCCATGAAAAAGGATAATTTGAATAATGCAGCACTTGAGCCCTTGTGTTTTGGTCAAGACCACCCTTGTCCTCATTCACATACTTTCTCCTCTACAGTGCTTACGTGTGTAGATGGTTTGCACGTGGAAGATAAACAGAAGATTAGAGACGGCAATGTGATACCCGATACTCCTCCATCCACTCCTCTAGTACCATCCCAGGCTGGTTCTGAATGGGATATCAAGAAGTTAACCAAAAAGCTCAAGGGGGAATTGGCAAAAGAATTCGCACCTGCTACACCACCCTCTACACCTCACAACTCATCTGTTGGTAGTTTGTCTGAAAGTGaacaaaatactatagaaaaagaagagttcATGTTGAAACTCATGCGATCTCTTTCAGAAGAAGTGGAAAGCAGTGAAGACGAAGAACATCCGGAAGTGGATGTGAAGTCAGAGCACTCAGGGAAGAAAGTTCAGTTTGCGGAATCGTTAGCTACGCACATCATTTCTCTGGCCACAGAAATGGCAGCTTCCCATTTAGATAATAAAGTAACTCAGGAACCCAAGGTTAAAAGCCCTTGCTTAACTGTGAAGAGTCAAAGAAGTGTGTCACCTACTGCTTTAAGTCACTCAgaggaaaacttacaaatattACGCAATTTTGCAGGTGACCTGGCAGCAGAAGTCATTACGGAGGCTGAGAAAATAGCAAAAGTTAGAAGCTGTGTGCTTTTCAGGCAAAGGAGGAATAGTTGTTACGTGGACGGTGGCCGAGACGATAGATCAGAAGAGAAGTTGGAGATGGAGGCTCTGGCAGACCCCAAAGAAGTAGATCCGTCCAGTCTTTCATTACCACCAAGTTCTTGTGTGTCTGGTCTGACGTACAAGTATCCCAGCTGTGAAAGCGTGACAGACGAATATGCAGGTCACATTATCCAAGTGCTCAAACAGGAAGGTGGTAATAGTGAGTTAATAATGGATCAGTATGCCAATAGACTTGCCTATCGATCTGTTAAGTCGGGGTTACGAGAAGCAGCGAAGGCAGCCCAAATGAAGTGCAGCTCAAAAATGTTCTCCGTGCAGAGCTCACAGGTGACAACCAAGAACGACCTCTTAATATTCTTGAATAAAGAACACCACCAAGAAGTAGATCACGAACGACAAAGTAAAAGAAGTGGAGTTTacctttgcaaaaataaaacttgtgaATGGACGCTGGATACATACAAAAATGACTGCTCTGAACTGTATAGTTTTTCAGCCTCTCTTGCTCACAGCATAACAAGAGATGTTAAAAAAGAGCTGACAGTGTCTACAGTTGGCTTGCCAAAATCCTTAACAGATTCTTGCCTTTATGAAAAGTCTGGACGTGATGAAGAAACCAGGTTGCCCGCTGAGCCAGAATTTCCTCAGGCTCTTCAGCCTTCCCCGCAAAATCACAGATTTTACCACAGTACAGGCAGCTTAAATGGGTTTGGTTATGGAGAGAGTGTGGTTCAAGCTATAGAACAGTATGCGAAAAAAGTAGTGGATGATACCTTAGAGCTCAGTTTAGGATCTGCAGTTTTCCATGCATCTGAGTCCACAAAAGCAGCTGATAGGGTCACTTATGCAGAAAAGTTGTCACCTCTTATAAGTCAACCCTGCAGATATTGTGACCGTAAAGAACTGCATGATTGCACTGGAAATTCATCTCAACATGTTTCCAGGCAGGATTCACTTGCTACTAGTCAGCCAGCTTCTAAATCAAAACTTAGCAACATCTATCAGGAATCTAGAATTTTTCATCTTGATGTCCCACAAATTCATGTTGGTCTTGATAAGAAGACAGTGCTTGCTGAGAAGATAGTTGCTGAAGCTATTGAAAAAGCAGAGAGGGAACTGAGCAATACCAGTCTGGTGGCTGATAGCGGGATTGGACAGGATGGCGTTAGCTTTGCTGAAAGCCTTACCACAGAAATAATGACGTCGGCGATGACCAATGTTGGACGTGCTGTTAGCAG tccaaaagaaatagaagactttCAGTCAACTGAGTCTCTGGGCAGCCAGCAGCTGAACCTCAGTATTGGTGATGACAGCACTGGCAGCTGGTCCAATTTAAGTTTTGAAGATGAACACCAGGATGAGAGCAGCAGTTTTCATCACCTAAGTGAAAG tgaTGGGCCAGATGATAAAGATGAAGATCATGAGGATGATGTAGAAG GTTTGGAGCAAGACCGAAAGATTCTGCTCATTACAAATATCGACATGGAGCCGTGCACAGTAGACCCCCAGCTAAGGATTATCCTTCAGTGGCTCGTCGCTTCGGAGGCTGAAGTGGCAGAACTTTGTCTTCATGACTCTGCGAAGAAGGAGTTTATACAA ctTTCAAAACGACTACAAGGAAAGGGATGGAAGGTGGGGGACCTCCTGCAGGCTGTGCTGCGGTACTATGACATGCGGGAGAAGACGCCTGGGGAGGAGAGGTGCAAGTCACTGTTTGACTGGCTCTTGGAAAACGCATAG